One Plasmodium coatneyi strain Hackeri chromosome 14, complete sequence genomic window carries:
- a CDS encoding KIR protein produces MSETAPVAPSTTCTLGSIQQQLSLINDFYTNFENAGGGSGGVVNNDGTQLKTALNTKFSNCKEIIKDVNKIADAYVHACMQNDPIKYKNNESCEFFYFWLGDKYGKDLKTHKLSELLDKISETLGNSSWSSGKKCDFKYNDLKDKEIDQTIFDHMKIIFDYFSDYEGVQNELSRSGATCAEKWSTYWTKLSTACKAMEKVCSTEGGGDHTNKRYCTDFKNTYAVHCYTANLPQQMTKLITQIQRAADAAQTAATLAKDEAVRAATTTSSISSIFGTLATIGAPFLLYKVKYFN; encoded by the exons ATGTCAGAAACAGCACCAGTAGCACCATCAACG ACGTGCACACTAGGGTCAATTCAGCAGCAGTTAAGCTTAATTAACGACTTCTATACAAATTTCGAGAATGCTGGAGGAGGATCTGGCGGCGTCGTGAATAACGATGGTACGCAATTGAAGACTGCATTAAATACCAAATTCTCAAATTgtaaagaaattattaaagATGTTAACAAAATCGCCGACGCCTACGTACACGCATGTATGCAGAATGATCCGAttaagtacaaaaataatgaatcctgtgaatttttttatttttggttaggagataaaTATGGGAAGGATTTAAAGACTCATAAATTGTCTGAACTTTTGGATAAAATTTCCGAAACGCTCGGAAATTCTTCCTGGAGTAGTGGAAAGAAGTGTGATTTTAAATACAACGATCTTAAGGACAAAGAAATTGACCAAACCATTTTTGATCATATGAAAATCATATTCGATTATTTCAGCGATTATGAAGGGGTACAGAATGAACTAAGTCGGAGTGGTGCCACCTGCGCTGAAAAATGGTCAACCTATTGGACCAAACTTTCTACAGCATGTAAGGCCATGGAAAAGGTGTGCAGCACAGAAGGGGGTGGTGATCATACGAATAAACGGTATTGTACCGACTTTAAAAATACCTATGCTGTACATTGTTATACAGCTAATCTCCCCCAACAGATGACGAAACTAATAACACAGATCCAGCGTGCAGCGGACGCAGCACAAACAGCAGCAACCTTAGCAAAAGACGAAGCGGTACGTGctgccaccaccacctcttccatctcttccatcTTCGGCACCTTAGCAACAATTGGtgctcctttccttctatataaggtaaaatatttcaattaa
- a CDS encoding SICA antigen has product MEYVFYAGRAYKCIRASILQKQLLREMEEWIEEMHKELEKGDRSIAETGCGITNGGKKKLGKGDKEWCEFILGYLWKIKEKTRDQPGDSIVNVKMKAYVRCAVMKVWFLVYRDMYCKAQEVIERAFAAMEELCQLFSHGTGCNECKYGTIPVVFVGSVNIYNLILKKVKEKSAMLNKMYSWVPKNVCNKDKGKNTAPVVAHPHPQLQSATSAAHGMTLTTPDANTEFTGMFGRWLQGKKSQGKVKYISSIILNENIIFQQKIRIKYGRI; this is encoded by the exons ATGGAATATGTATTTTATGCGGGACgtgcatataaatgtattcGTGCTTCTATTTTACAGAAACAATTATTGAGAGAGATGGAGGAATGGATTGAAGAAATGCACAAAGAATTAGAGAAAGGAGACAGGAGTATCGCTGAAACTGGATGTGGAATAACGAATGGgggtaaaaagaaattagGGAAGGGAGACAAAGAATGGTGTGAATTTATTCTAGGGTATTTATGgaagataaaggaaaagacgAGGGATCAACCGGGGGATAGCAttgtaaatgtaaaaatgaaagcatATGTGCGCTGTGCTGTTATGAAAGTATGGTTTCTCGTATATAGAGATATGTACTGTAAGGCTCAGGAAGTTATAGAGCGTGCGTTCGCTGCAATGGAAGAATTATGCCAATTATTTTCACACGGGACAGGCTGCAATGAATGTAAATATGGAACAATTCCAGTTGTATTTGTGGGAAgtgtaaatatttacaacctaatattaaaaaaggtaaaggaaaaaagtgcgATGTTAAACAAGATGTATAGCTGGGTTCCTAAGAATGTGTGCAATAAAgacaaaggaaagaacaCTGCACCGGTTGTAGCACATCCACATCCTCAACTACAGTCAGCAACATCAGCAGCACATGGTATGACCCTCACCACGCCAGATGCAAACACGGAATTTACAGGAATGTTCGGAAGATGGTTACAGGGGAAGAAATCCCAAGGgaaggtaaaatatataagttCCATAATActaaatgaaaatataatatttcaacaaaaaataag GATAAAGTATGGCAGGATCTGA
- a CDS encoding SICA antigen, with protein MKKERKNKRKKKSKNRKRHRRAPQIRDPATLEEQLPDHVDDEADGPHEYTLVKERKPRSTPKERWKKRGGSRRRMIIDIHLEVINECQKGTLNSTKEDFFEILVQEFMGSEFIKEKKVPSLDSGFREEHSIPKEQVRRSDSGFSEEHFIPEERVPCSDCGFREGKLCFYRRYSEGKYSYGRSS; from the exons atgaagaaggaaagaaagaataaaaggaagaaaaaga gtaaaaatagaaaacgtCACAGAAGAGCTCCTCAAATACGTGATCCGGCAActttggaagaacaactccctgatcatgtggacgacgaggcagatggtccacatgaatatacgttagtaaaggaacgcaaacctcgttctacgcctaaagaaaggtggaaaaaacgAGGTGGTAgtcgtcgccgcatgattattgatattcatttagaagtcataaacgaatgtcaaaaagggacCCTGAATTCGACGaaagaagacttttttgaaattttggttcaagaattcatGGGAAGTGaattcataaaagaaaaaaaggttccaagtttagattccgggtttagggaagaacactctattcctaaggaacaggttcgaCGTTCAGATTCCGGCTTTAGCGAGGAACACTTTATTCCTGAGGAACgtgttccatgttcagattgcgggtttagggaaggaaaactttGTTTCTATCGAAGATATTccgaaggaaaatattcatatggaaggagttcctaa
- a CDS encoding SICA antigen, with the protein MWDRSIQFYKTQLHDQIVVWVDEILRGMNSNDNEDEAREGCEHVNSETGKMTDADMEVCTFILKNLLKIWKISTTGKGRKEVDIEMEEYIHCTIVNSWLHEYMNVNCAPWDIMTSAYDAMKYLCKLLNPEGECKNCVYKQLEPMAILTKISMLQHIRNAISKNREIMELINNKFPKKQCPKPPPPKPKNALSSATHPPAGKVAAAEKSVTIPPKTVTTTDLFVKVLKKWIEEEGLHGQGGYVIFIVFV; encoded by the exons ATGTGGGATAGAAGTATTCAATTTTACAAG ACACAGCTACATGACCAAATAGTCGTCTGGGTTGATGAAATCCTTAGAGGAATGAATAGTAATGATAATGAGGATGAAGCTCGAGAAGGGTGTGAACATGTGAACAGTGAAACGGGAAAAATGACCGACGCAGATATGGAagtatgcacatttattttaaaaaatttgttgaaaatatggaaaataagCACgacaggaaaaggaaggaaagaagttgatatagaaatggaagaatatatacattgtacAATAGTGAATTCATGGTTACATGAATACATGAATGTAAACTGTGCACCATGGGATATTATGACCAGTGCATATGATGCAATGAAATACTTGTGCAAACTACTTAATCCAGAGGGAGAGTGTAAAAACTGCGTGTACAAGCAATTGGAACCTATGGCAATATTAACTAAAATCAGTATGCTGCAACATATTCGCAATGCAATAAGCAAAAATAGGGAAATTAtggaattaataaataacaaGTTCCCGAAAAAACAATGTCCAAAACCACCACCACCGAAACCGAAAAATGCTCTATCATCAGCAACACATCCACCAGCAGGGAAGGTAGCAGCAGCAGAAAAGTCCGTCACTATCCCCCCCAAGACGGTCACCACAACAGACCTATTCGTAAAAGTATTGAAGAAATggatagaagaagaagggttACATGGACAGGGCGGTTATGTAATATTCATTGTTTTCGTGTGA
- a CDS encoding SICA antigen — translation MACCSAVFEGYFALPSKRRRKRRANQVRAPALQAQIIQHIEEDGPHEYTLVKERRQPRSTPQKTRKQVGKRGGRRGVGRCTIIDIHLEVLDECQKKDLHSTKEDFFEILIQEFMGSEFMKEEKIPKEQVASSDFGFMEDDFVPKEEIHK, via the exons atggcctgctgTTCAGCTGTTTTTGAGGGT TATTTTGCCCTACCCAGTAAAAGAAGACGTAAGAGAAGAGCAAATCAAGTACGTGCTCCAGCTTTACAGGCACAAATTATCCAACACATAGAGGAGGATGGTCCTCATGagtataccttagtaaaggaacgcagacaaccaagatcAACACCACAGAAAACAAGGAAACAAGTTGGTAAGCGTGGTGGTCGCCGTGGTGTTGGCCGATGTACTATTATTGATatccatttagaagtcttagacgaatgtcaaaaaaaggacctgcattcgacgaaggaagacttttttgaaattttgattcaagaatttatgggaagcgaattcatgaaagaagaaaagattCCTAAGGAGCAGGTTGCAAGTTCCGATTTCGGGTTTATGGAGGatgactttgttcctaaggaagaaattcatAAGTGA